GCTCCACGCGCCCAAAGGGGTGGGGGCGCTCTACATCCGGAAGGGGACGAAGTTCAGCCCGTTCATCGTCGGCGGCCACCAGGAGATGGGGCGCCGCGGCGGCACGGAGAACGTCGCCTCGATCGTCGGGCTCGGCGCCGCGTGCCTCCTGGCGGCGAAAAACCTGGCCGAGGAGCAGACGCGCGTGAAGACCCTGCGCGACCGGCTCGAGAAGGCGCTCCTGGAAAAGGCCCCGGACGCGCGCCTGAACGGCCACCCGGAGCGCCGCCTCCCCAACACCTCCAACATCAGCTTCGAGTACGTGGAGGGCGAGGCGATCCTCCTGCGGATGAACGCCCTCGGCATCTGCGCCTCCTCGGGCTCCGCCTGCACCTCCGGTTCGCTCGAGCCGTCGCATGTCCTGCGGGCGATGGGCGTCCCCTACACGGCGGCGCACGGCTCCGTCCGATTCTCCTTGAGCCGGTACACGACGGAGGAGGAGGTGGATTTCGTGATCGAGCACCTCCCCCCGATCATCCGTACGCTCCGCGAGCTGAGCCCGTTCGGGAGGGCATAGCGGCGACGCTCCCCTTCGCCGCACCCCGGCGGGAGGCGGGAAACTGCGGTATTGACACCCTTTCCCCCGCTCTCTACCATAATCGCGCTCTGCCATGAAAAGGCGTTTCAAGGTCTCCATAGACCAGCGGCTTTGCAAAGGGTGCAGTCTCTGCGTGGGGTTCTGCCCGACCGGGAACCTGAAATTCAGGGACGGGGCGCTCGTCTGCGAGGGGGAGTGCTCCGGGTGCATGCTCTGCGTGCGCTACTGCCCGG
This sequence is a window from Chlamydiota bacterium. Protein-coding genes within it:
- a CDS encoding 4Fe-4S binding protein; translation: MKRRFKVSIDQRLCKGCSLCVGFCPTGNLKFRDGALVCEGECSGCMLCVRYCPDLGISVEELEG